A genome region from Brassica oleracea var. oleracea cultivar TO1000 chromosome C2, BOL, whole genome shotgun sequence includes the following:
- the LOC106324457 gene encoding uncharacterized protein LOC106324457: protein MLLMTVGYKHHQDDLMIVQSHGSKRQKIAAAMFGLGATLKKMKHKGHRRGVGKEEGGQEEEEEEGDDGGDEEGGCMFSAFISMIAEAFEE from the exons ATGCTATTGATGACCGTGGGGTATAAACACCATCAAGATGATTTGATGATTGTCCAATCTC ATGGATCAAAGAGACAAAAGATAGCTGCAGCGATGTTTGGTCTTGGAGCCACCCTCAAGAAGATGAAGCATAAGGGCCACCGCAGAGGTGTTGGAAAAGAGGAAGGAGGACAAGAGGAGGAGGAAGAAGAAGGAGATGATGGTGGGGATGAAGAAGGGGGATGCATGTTTAGTGCTTTCATTTCAATGATCGCCGAAGCATTTGAAGAATAA
- the LOC106326299 gene encoding protein FAM9A-like encodes MEKQLIKTIGAAHVERAIRESSPKKKKEKSHKHRRIFHLHHHSKDEKEEDKKKDGSKREKIAAAMVGLGATLKKIKHKSHHGGGGKEEGGQEEEEEEEEEEEEEEEEEQEEGDDGGDEEGGGKFSAFISMIAEAFEE; translated from the coding sequence ATGGAAAAACAGTTGATTAAAACTATAGGGGCTGCTCACGTTGAACGAGCCATCCGAGAGTCCTCACCGAAAAAAAAGAAGGAAAAATCTCATAAGCATAGAAGAATATTCCACCTCCATCATCACTCTAAGGATGAGAAAGAGGAAGACAAGAAGAAAGATGGATCAAAGAGGGAGAAGATAGCTGCAGCGATGGTTGGTCTCGGAGCCACCCTCAAGAAGATAAAGCATAAGAGTCACCACGGTGGCGGTGGAAAAGAGGAAGGAGGACAAGAGGAGGAGGAAGAAGAAGAAGAAGAAGAAGAAGAAGAAGAGGAGGAGGAGCAGGAGGAAGGAGATGATGGTGGGGATGAAGAAGGGGGAGGCAAGTTTAGTGCTTTCATTTCAATGATCGCCGAAGCATTTGAAGAATAA
- the LOC106326670 gene encoding GRF1-interacting factor 1-like isoform X2, whose amino-acid sequence MQQHLMQMQPMMAGYYPNNVTSDHIQQYLDENKSLILKIVESQNSGKLSECAENQAKLQRNLMYLAAIADSQPQPPSMHSQYGSAGGGLVEGEGGSHYLQQQQATQQQQMTQQSLMAARSSMLYAQQQQQQPYTTFQQSQLHHSQLGMSSSSGGGSSGLHILQGEAGGFHEFGRGKLEMGSGEGRGGSSGDGGETLYLKSSDDGN is encoded by the exons ATGCAACAGCACCTGATGCAGATGCAGCCCATGATGGCTGGTTACTACCCCAACAATGTCACCTCTGATCATATTCAGCAG TACTTGGACGAGAACAAATCGTTGATTCTGAAGATAGTTGAATCTCAAAACTCTGGAAAGCTCAGCGAGTGTGCCGA GAACCAGGCAAAGCTTCAACGCAACTTAATGTACTTAGCTGCAATTGCAGATTCTCAGCCTCAACCTCCAAGCATGCATAGCCAG TATGGATCTGCTGGTGGTGGGTTGGTTGAGGGAGAAGGAGGGTCCCACTATTTGCAACAGCAACAAGCAACTCAACAGCAGCAGATGACTCAGCAGTCTCTAATGGCGGCTCGATCTTCAATGTTGTATGCTCAGCAGCAGCAGCAACAGCCTTATACAACATTTCAGCAATCGCAATTGCACCACAGCCAGCTCGGGATGAGCTCAAGCAGTGGAGGAGGAAGCAGCGGTCTCCATATCCTTCAGGGAGAGGCTGGTGGGTTTCATGAGTTTGGTCGTGGGAAGCTGGAAATGGGAAGTGGTGAAGGTAGAGGAGGAAGCTCAGGGGATGGTGGAGAAACCCTTTACTTGAAGTCATCAGATGATGGGAACTGA
- the LOC106324786 gene encoding probable WRKY transcription factor 74 produces the protein MEEVEAANKAAVESCHGVLNLLSQQTNDPKSIMFETREAVSKFRSVSSLLSSGSGQRKIKKHNNNYYKLRSLQLPQHIFLESPVFSNNAITGCIPILAPKPLRIIPPAAPSYSEQRQGHPPPMMLNQKMCVDKSFLELKPPSSHQSPYQFFPNHQQGVYSRSNSGLNLKFDGPCGGSCYSPTVSNGSRSFVSSLSMDTSVADYNRNSFHLIGLPQGSDHISQHSRRTSCSGSLKCGGRSKCHCSKKRKLRVRRSIKVPAISNKIADIPPDEYSWRKYGQKPIKGSPHPRGYYKCSSLRGCPARKHVERCVDETSMLIVTYEGEHNHSRILSSQSAQT, from the exons ATGGAGGAAGTTGAAGCTGCAAACAAAGCAGCAGTGGAGAGCTGTCATGGAGTCTTGAATCTCTTGTCACAACAAACCAATGATCCCAAGTCCATAATGTTTGAAACAAGAGAAGCAGTTTCCAAGTTCAGGAGTGTCTCCTCTCTCTTGTCTAGTGGGTCAGGTCAAAGGAAGATTAAAAAACACAACAACAACTACTACAAGCTTAGGTCTCTTCAGTTGCCCCAACACATCTTCCTGGAAAGTCCTGTTTTTAGTAATAATGCTATAACTGGCTGCATTCCAATTCTAGCACCAAAGCCTCTTCGCATTATACCACCTGCTGCTCCTAGTTATAGTGAACAGAGACAGGGTCATCCTCCACCTATGATGCTTAACCAGAAAATGTGTGTTGACAAGTCCTTTCTGGAGCTAAAGCCACCGTCGTCTCATCAAAGTCCCTATCAGTTTTTCCCCAACCACCAGCAAGGAGTGTACTCTAGGAGCAATAGTGGTTTAAATCTGAAGTTTGATGGGCCTTGTGGTGGTAGTTGTTATTCTCCAACTGTCTCAAACGGATCAAGATCGTTTGTTTCATCTCTTAGTATGGATACTAGTGTGGCGGATTACAACAGAAACTCGTTTCATTTGATCGGATTACCTCAGGGATCTGATCATATCTCCCAGCATTCAAGGAGGACAAGCTGCTCTGGTAGTTTGAAGTGTGGTGGTAGAAGCAAATGCCATTGTTCTAAGAAAAG GAAGTTGAGAGTGAGACGATCGATTAAAGTACCTGCAATTAGTAACAAGATTGCTGATATACCACCAGATGAGTATTCATGGAGGAAGTACGGACAAAAGCCAATAAAGGGTTCTCCTCATCCTAG GGGGTACTATAAGTGCAGCAGCCTGCGAGGTTGTCCAGCAAGGAAGCATGTTGAAAGATGTGTAGATGAAACTTCAATGCTAATAGTGACTTATGAAGGCGAGCATAACCATTCGAGAATACTCTCTTCCCAATCAGCTCAAACTTGA
- the LOC106326670 gene encoding GRF1-interacting factor 1-like isoform X1, with protein sequence MQQHLMQMQPMMAGYYPNNVTSDHIQQYLDENKSLILKIVESQNSGKLSECAENQAKLQRNLMYLAAIADSQPQPPSMHSQQYGSAGGGLVEGEGGSHYLQQQQATQQQQMTQQSLMAARSSMLYAQQQQQQPYTTFQQSQLHHSQLGMSSSSGGGSSGLHILQGEAGGFHEFGRGKLEMGSGEGRGGSSGDGGETLYLKSSDDGN encoded by the exons ATGCAACAGCACCTGATGCAGATGCAGCCCATGATGGCTGGTTACTACCCCAACAATGTCACCTCTGATCATATTCAGCAG TACTTGGACGAGAACAAATCGTTGATTCTGAAGATAGTTGAATCTCAAAACTCTGGAAAGCTCAGCGAGTGTGCCGA GAACCAGGCAAAGCTTCAACGCAACTTAATGTACTTAGCTGCAATTGCAGATTCTCAGCCTCAACCTCCAAGCATGCATAGCCAG CAGTATGGATCTGCTGGTGGTGGGTTGGTTGAGGGAGAAGGAGGGTCCCACTATTTGCAACAGCAACAAGCAACTCAACAGCAGCAGATGACTCAGCAGTCTCTAATGGCGGCTCGATCTTCAATGTTGTATGCTCAGCAGCAGCAGCAACAGCCTTATACAACATTTCAGCAATCGCAATTGCACCACAGCCAGCTCGGGATGAGCTCAAGCAGTGGAGGAGGAAGCAGCGGTCTCCATATCCTTCAGGGAGAGGCTGGTGGGTTTCATGAGTTTGGTCGTGGGAAGCTGGAAATGGGAAGTGGTGAAGGTAGAGGAGGAAGCTCAGGGGATGGTGGAGAAACCCTTTACTTGAAGTCATCAGATGATGGGAACTGA